In Bacteroidota bacterium, the sequence AGTATGGACCGATCCGAAGCATATCGCTTTGTGGTGGGGACCGAAAGGCTTTACTAATACGATCCATTCGATGGACGTAAGACCGGGGGGCGAGTGGCGCTTCATCATGCACGGACCGGACGGCGTCGACTATCCGAACAAGGTTTTCTACCGAGAGGTGAAAGAACCCGAGCGGCTCTTGTACGATCACGGGGAACCCGGAGAATTGTCGCACTTTCAGGTGACGGTCACCTTTGAAGAGGTGAAGGGGAAAACAAAGCTTACGATGCAAATGCTCTTCCAGACCGCCGAACTGCGAAAAGCCGTTGTTGAAAAATACGGCGCTGTCGAAGGATTAAAGCAGAATATGGACAAACTTGCGGAGTATATAACGAAAAATTTGAACGCTAAGTCTCTTTCATAAACTTTTCAAACTGAAGAAATATGAAGAGCAAACCGATCGTCATCGAACGGACGTTTGATGCCCCTGTCAGCAAGGTTTGGGAGGCCATCACCGATGTGAAACAAATGAAGCAGTGGTATTTCCCCGCGCTTGAAGCGTTCAAACCCGAGGTAGGATTTCAAACCCAATTCAACGTCAATAATGGCGGCAAGGATTATCTGCACATCTGGAAGGTAACTGAGGTCAAGCCCGGAAAGAATATCAGCTATGAGTGGAGGTTCGGGGGATACCCGGGGAATTCGCTGGTGACGTTCGCGTTGACCGCCGTCGGAAGAAAGACAACGTTGACGCTGACCCATGAAGGAATTGAAACGTTCCTTCCCGACAAGAATCCCCCCCTCGCAAGAAAGAATTTCATCGAAGGATGGACAGCCCTTATCGGCGACTTATTGAAGAAGTTTGTGGAAAAGTAGAATAAACCTTTGATTGCAGCTAAAGGCGTCTGGACTAACAGCACAATCATGTCAACCTGCGCAGCAAATACCCTCGGGAAAATCGATCACATCATCCTGTTTTGCATTGTATGGACGAGGACAGGTTGTTAGTTGATATCCGCCGCTGGCTTGTCCAAGTCAAGTTTAATGATCGTATCGACTTTATCCTGCTGATTCACTGGCATATGAAACGCAAGGCCGTCGGTACTCTGTTCGAATTTTAACCCTCCCCCGGTCAATGCTTTTGCTGAAAGTACCTTGCCGTTGATATGCCGCAGTTTCATTTCATCCCCGTTCCAGTTCAGGATATGCACATAGATACTATTCCCTTTTTGCGTTGAGCCCCCCCAGAACCCGCTTGTGAAAGGTCCCCCGCGCGTTTCATAAATGCTCTCGCCATACTTCTCCAGCCAGGCTCCAATTCGCCTTAAGACGACGACTTGCCGCGGCTCGATCTCACCGTTCGGCATCGGACCGACATCGAGCAGCAAATTGCCGTCCCCCGTCACGCACTGCACAAGGATCCTGATGCACTCGGCTGATGACTTCAGCGAGTCGTTCGGTTTCCACGACCATTGCGTGCCGATGGTCATGCACGTCTCCCAAGGAATCGCAGGGTTATAATTCCCTACCTGCTGCTCCGGAGTTGCATAGTCGGCATTGGGACCGATCTGCGTCCTTGCATCGTAAATTCCGTCCGTTCCGATGTCGAGCCGATTATTGATGATGATCTTCGGCTGAAGCGACCGGACAAGACGATACGTATGTTCCTGGTCCCACGGTGACGGCCCCCCTTCCGCGTCGAACCAGAGAAGATCGATAGTCCCGTAATTGCCGAGCAATTCCGAAAGATGAGTTTGCATTCGTCGAACATACGCATCGTTTCGTGCCGTTCTGCAATCGGGGTCGCGCCAGTCCATGGGCGAATAATACCAGCCGATTTTTACTCCGGCGGCATGAGCAGCATCGGCGAGTTCCTTGCAGACATCGCGTTTGAACGGCGTGCTGCCAATGTTGTAATCATCCACGCTGGTATGCCACAGACAAAATCCGTCGCAGTGTTTCGCCGTCAGCACCACGTACTTCATTCCTGCCGACCGGGCGATCTCGACCCATTGCTTTGCATCGAACGCAGCGGGATCAAACTGCTTGTAAAGATTGTCATAGACATCGGCCGGTATTTCGCCGGTGCCGGTCTGCTCGATTCCGCGCCGCAACCCGCCGCGGGACCAGCTGATCTCGGTTCCTTTAAGGCTCACCGGTCCCCAGTGAATGAACATTCCGAACCGCGCTTTCCGCCACCATTCCAACCGCTCCTCTCTGTCACGGATCGCTCTTTGCAGCAGCGAATCGGATTGCGAAATCAATTCTGACGGCAAGAAACAGAGAAATAGAAAGAAAAAGGCCGGAAATATTCTTGTCAGAGATCTTAATAAAATTGCTTCCCGCATCGTCGGTTTCCTTGTGATGTTTTACGTCGGATTTCAATATAAGTAATTTGTTCGTTGCAAACCTCTGGGAGGACCGGATGGAATCCGGTCCTACATGATCAAACGTCCCTTCATGTAACAGCAGGTGGTGTCTCAGTTTGACATTTGACATTCACGGCGAAAAGCCTTAGCATATTCGCGAATGTTTTGCAATAACCGTTTTGACAATCCCCTGCTCCCTCTTGAGAAATATCAAACAGGAGAACAAACGATGAAGAATATCCCGATGGTGTTTTTATTAATCCTCCTTTCAGTTATTTGTCAGCCCGTTTTCCCGGACGATTTCCCGACATTGCCGCTTGGCTCTCCCGCTCCGGCGTTCAATCTTCCCGGTGTTGACGGGCGAAATTGGACGCTCAAAGACTCTGCCGACGCTAAGATCCTCGTCGTCGCATTTACGTGCAACCATTGTCCGACGGCGCAATACTACCAGGAGCGCATTAAGCAGATCGTAACCGACTATAAAGGCAAAGGGGTTGCGCTGGTGGCGATCATGCCGAACGACCCGAAATCCGTCCGCCTCGATGAGCTCGGCTGGACCGATCTGAGCGATACATTCGCGGAAATGAAGCTGAGGGCGAAAGAAAAAGAATTCAATTTCCCCTATCTCTATGACGGCGAAACCGAGAGCGTCTCACGGGCCTATGGCCCGGTTGCCACTCCCCATGTGTTCGTTTTTGATGCAGACAGAAAGCTCCGTTACGTTGGCGCCATCGACAACTCGGAGCGCATTCAGCACGTAACAAAAAATTATTTGCGTGACGCACTCGATGCTTTGCTCGCCGGGAAAGAACCGGCGGTGACTCAAACGAAAGCTGTCGGCTGCTCGATCAAATGGGCGGGGAAGGAAGAGTTGGTGAAGGCATATTTGGAAAAACTTGACGAGGAACCTGTTTCGTTGTCAAAAGCAGATACATCGGCCCTGCGCGACTTGAGGAAAAATTCATCGGGAAAATTCCGGCTGATAAATTTCTGGGCGACGTGGTGTGCCCCGTGCGTGGCCGAGTTCGACGAGTTTGTAACGGTCAACCGGATGTACCGCCATCGAGACTTCGAGTTCGTGACGGTGTCGATCAATCAGCCGGACGAGGAGGGACGGGTGCTCGAATTCCTAACGAAGGAACATGCCTCAAACCGGAATCTCATTTTTGCTTCCTCAGAAAGGGATTCGTTGATGAATGCATTCGACCCGCAGTGGGAAGGGGCGGTTCCCTATACCGTGCTTCTCGATCCGGAAGGAAAAGTCATTTACCGCGAAGTGGGAAGCGTCGACATTCTGGCGGTGAAGCGCGCCATTCAGAAAGGAATGAATGAGCGGAAGCCGTGGTGACAAAGGCTGATCAGATGAACCGTTTTAACCGCAGCCACATTTGATCGAATGGGATTTTCGGCTGACGGCATATGCAGAGTGCATAGTCATAACCGTAAGGGTTTTTGATATCAGCAACAAACAGAACACTTCCAAAAAATTGCCGTAAATACTCCGCATCGTATCCGACGGCAAGCACGATAGTTCCGGAATAATGCCGCGGTCCCCACAGCCAATAATTATTCCTCGGACAAATAGCATCCGGCAATCCGAGGGGCGGACCGAAATGGTCTATCGCCCCCGCCGGCCCGTACCAAGAAGCGAGGATCGCGCATTGTTTCTTTTCATCTTCTGACAGTGTCCCGTATGTTCTTGCCACTGAGTCCACCAATTCCTCCCAGCCTATCCGGTAGACAAAATGGATCGGCAAGGCATCCTCTTCCCCTTTTTCCATCCTGATCAGATTCCAAAAGCCAAGGCTCTTTGAGTAAGAGACAAATTGCGGAACCGGCAGCATCGGGACCGCCAATGGCATGAGGATCGTTCCAGAAATAATTATTGACGACCCGATCACCCATTTCGGCCACGAGACGTGATAGTTCACCGAGAAGCGTTCAACGGCAACGGCGCCGGCGCTCAAGAGGAGAGGAAAAATCGGGAAGACATAATAAATTTTCGAGTTCTGTATTAAATAGACGGACATGAAGATCACCGCTGTCCAACCGAGAAAGCGGAACTCCTCGGCCTCTTTTCTGACAATAAGATAGATCAATCCCGACAGCCACAACGGAAGCGTGAAGGGGTTAAGGCTGATCGTCAATTGAGATAAAAATGCCAACGGAGTGAGAGAGAGATTTTTGAACTCCGCTGCGTTGTACATAAACTCCAGCGTCGGCCATCCGTGGGTCATTTGCCAAACGACATGAGGGATAAACATCACCGATCCTATTGCACCGGTGGTGTACAGCCATGGCGATCTCAAAACATCCCATCGTCTGGTAATAATGAGGGATGCCAGAATCGAAAATGCAAGAACCAGAAAAGTGTATTTATTTAAGAGCCCTGCGCCTAACAATGCGCCGAGAGCACACCACCGCAACGGAGAAGGTCTGGCAAGAGTTTTCAGGAAGAGGTGGATGAAAAGCGTCACGAACATGATGTCGACGGGATTCATTGAAAAGAAACTGCTGATCGCCGGGAAGGCCGTTGCAAAACAGATCGAGAGCGCGGCAAGAGATTTTGATAGTTGCCCCCCTCCAAGGACCTCAGCGATCTTTGCCGAGAACACAACGGTCAAAGCTCCGGCAAGTCCCGACATCAGTCTAAGACTGAACACTGATTCGCCGAATAGTTTTGCCGCTATGAAGGTGAGAACCGCGACGAGCGGAGGGTGGTCGACGTACCCGAAATCGAGATGTTTGCTGCACGCAAAATAATAAAGCTCATCGCCGTAGAACCCGTAACGCCCCGATGAAATCAGAATCAATAACAAAAAACAGATCGCCGAAATGTTCGGAATAGTAGCATGCCTATGGAGAATCTTGTGGAATTTGTCGGCATTCATAGTCAGATGTGCCAGGTTAGGTGAACGGAAAATTACCGAGTTGACTGGATGGAATCAAGCAAATTGCTGAATTCAGGCGCCTTTGCCGAAGCCGCCTTGAAACGAATTTACTGAAAATGGTAAAAACTGAATACCTCTATTAAACGAAACGCTGACCGGCCACGTCTAACATAGTGGCCGGATTGATTTGGCCAACCCTACTCTCATCATGAAAAATTCCACATTCGATCGGTTTGCGGTCGCGGCTATTCTCTTTGCCTACCTGGGGACTGGCAATCTCAGTCCGATGAACCTTCTGGGACAATCGTTCTTTCTTAAGCTAGACGATTCCCGGTCGCTGCACAACGAACGAAGCATCAACCTTGATGAACGTCCTTATTGGACATCGCACAAACATATCACCTCGTCGGAACAATTTTCTACCGACCATCTGCTGACCGCGGCCGAACCGTGGGTGAGCGCCGCCGTTCCAAAACAGACCATTGAAATCCCGGCAGATGTCCCGCCGACGCCCGGACATATCCTCCCCCAAAGCCTCCTTCGAGCACCTCCCCTTTCATAGTCTTAGAATAATTTTCACTTACCATTCATGACGGCTGACGGAAGTAATGTTCGGCCGCAATGATTATTCATATTAATCCTGAGGAACTGATTATGAAAATACTCCGAAACATTTCGTTCGTTGTTTTTCTGGCGGGCGCGGCAGCAATGCTGCCCGGCTGCAGCAGCGGACCGAGCTCCGACGACCTGGCACAGCTCGACCAGCTGAAAACGGAAGTAGAATCGTTGAAAAAGGAGGTCGCGGCGAAAGAAGCCGAAAAGGAAACGCTCGAAACGCAGATCAAGCAAAAGAAGGATGAACTTGCAACCGCTGAAAACAACCAGAAGTTGACGCGGGAACGGCTTAACAGCCATCAATGAATCAAACCACATTCGACAAGGAGAGTACCATGAATTATAGAATTTTCTCTCTCTGTGCCCTCCTTCTTTGCGCCGCAGCCGTTACGCAGGCGGACGAGAAACTCTCGAAAGAAGAATGGCAGAGACAATTAACCGAATACACCTCCCAGCGCGACAATTTGAAGAATCAGCTCGCGAAATTGACAAAAGAGGTGGACGATCTTCGTTCCACACTCGCCAGCCTTGATAAACAAATTCAATCGGTCAGGAACGAAACGCTCGCGTTGACCGGAGCAAGCGACGCCGAACGGAAAGAGTTCGAACAAAACCTTCAGGACCTCGAACACCGTGTCGCAGCACTCCTTCCCCTTTCGAACCAGGACCTTTATGTCCGAAGGTTCGAAGTGGATACTTTGCAAAGCATCAAAGACCGGCTTATGAAAGAACGGATAGCCGCCGCCGAGCGTTATTATCTGCGGCTGCAAAATATTCAGAACAAGATCGACAACTTGCGGGCCACGATCGCAAGCGCAAAATCGGCCGCCGAATCGGAAGAACACTACGTTGTCCGTTCATGGTCAAAATACCGCGACTGTCTCTGGAATATTTCCAAAAAGAAAAAGATCTACGACAACCCGTTCCTCTGGCCGAAGATCTGGCAGGCGAACAGGGATCAGATCAAAGACCCCGATATTATTCGCGTCGGTGAACATCTGAAGATTCCCGCCCCTGCAGGGTTGACTACCGCGGAGAAGGATGCCGAGCGGGAGTACTGGAGCAAACGTCACACCTAAAAGCGGCGCCGGTCTCAGCGAGCCGATCAAATGACAAAGCCCTTCATCGGGAGGTTCCGATGAAGGGCTTTTTTAGTCGCTTGGCGGATTGCCGCTATTCTCGTTCGCGCTTCCGCGGGCGCTCAGACCTCTCCCGCCGCGCATTGTTCGACCGAATCCTCTCCCTATGCCCTGAGCGAAGGGCTCTCCGGGCAAACGGCGAACGGGACCGGTAATTCCTGGGATACGGCGCTCGATGAATGACCGATGCGCGTACCACCACCGTGACTCCGCTTCTATAGGCGGTATAGGGAACAGGGCGGTAAGGACGATAATACGCCGGATAGTATCCGTAATGGTATGGACTGTAGTACCACCGGTGAGGGTGCCACAAATAGACCCAGAGGACAACATCCGCGGGAGCCCAGACGCCGGTATAATAAGCTCCCGGACCGTAATACTCCGGCGCGCCGGAAACAATAACGTTTGCCGACTGATATCCCCGCTCTATTTCTACCGTTGCAATTTCATGCTCGGCTCCGGTACTGTCCATCACCGTCAGGGAAAATCCGCGCATGTTCCCTTTTCCGTATTCGGTCACCCGGATGTAATCGACCGTGCCGTCCCCGTTGACATCGAGGTTATTGACTCCCCCCGGCGCATTCAGCTTTTGTTCGATCTCCGCCGCGTTTTTG encodes:
- a CDS encoding alpha-L-fucosidase, with the protein product MPSELISQSDSLLQRAIRDREERLEWWRKARFGMFIHWGPVSLKGTEISWSRGGLRRGIEQTGTGEIPADVYDNLYKQFDPAAFDAKQWVEIARSAGMKYVVLTAKHCDGFCLWHTSVDDYNIGSTPFKRDVCKELADAAHAAGVKIGWYYSPMDWRDPDCRTARNDAYVRRMQTHLSELLGNYGTIDLLWFDAEGGPSPWDQEHTYRLVRSLQPKIIINNRLDIGTDGIYDARTQIGPNADYATPEQQVGNYNPAIPWETCMTIGTQWSWKPNDSLKSSAECIRILVQCVTGDGNLLLDVGPMPNGEIEPRQVVVLRRIGAWLEKYGESIYETRGGPFTSGFWGGSTQKGNSIYVHILNWNGDEMKLRHINGKVLSAKALTGGGLKFEQSTDGLAFHMPVNQQDKVDTIIKLDLDKPAADIN
- a CDS encoding glycosyltransferase family 39 protein; the protein is MNADKFHKILHRHATIPNISAICFLLLILISSGRYGFYGDELYYFACSKHLDFGYVDHPPLVAVLTFIAAKLFGESVFSLRLMSGLAGALTVVFSAKIAEVLGGGQLSKSLAALSICFATAFPAISSFFSMNPVDIMFVTLFIHLFLKTLARPSPLRWCALGALLGAGLLNKYTFLVLAFSILASLIITRRWDVLRSPWLYTTGAIGSVMFIPHVVWQMTHGWPTLEFMYNAAEFKNLSLTPLAFLSQLTISLNPFTLPLWLSGLIYLIVRKEAEEFRFLGWTAVIFMSVYLIQNSKIYYVFPIFPLLLSAGAVAVERFSVNYHVSWPKWVIGSSIIISGTILMPLAVPMLPVPQFVSYSKSLGFWNLIRMEKGEEDALPIHFVYRIGWEELVDSVARTYGTLSEDEKKQCAILASWYGPAGAIDHFGPPLGLPDAICPRNNYWLWGPRHYSGTIVLAVGYDAEYLRQFFGSVLFVADIKNPYGYDYALCICRQPKIPFDQMWLRLKRFI
- a CDS encoding redoxin family protein yields the protein MKNIPMVFLLILLSVICQPVFPDDFPTLPLGSPAPAFNLPGVDGRNWTLKDSADAKILVVAFTCNHCPTAQYYQERIKQIVTDYKGKGVALVAIMPNDPKSVRLDELGWTDLSDTFAEMKLRAKEKEFNFPYLYDGETESVSRAYGPVATPHVFVFDADRKLRYVGAIDNSERIQHVTKNYLRDALDALLAGKEPAVTQTKAVGCSIKWAGKEELVKAYLEKLDEEPVSLSKADTSALRDLRKNSSGKFRLINFWATWCAPCVAEFDEFVTVNRMYRHRDFEFVTVSINQPDEEGRVLEFLTKEHASNRNLIFASSERDSLMNAFDPQWEGAVPYTVLLDPEGKVIYREVGSVDILAVKRAIQKGMNERKPW
- a CDS encoding SRPBCC family protein translates to MRETKKGASTADREISITRLFDAPRELVWKVWTDPKHIALWWGPKGFTNTIHSMDVRPGGEWRFIMHGPDGVDYPNKVFYREVKEPERLLYDHGEPGELSHFQVTVTFEEVKGKTKLTMQMLFQTAELRKAVVEKYGAVEGLKQNMDKLAEYITKNLNAKSLS
- a CDS encoding SRPBCC domain-containing protein — its product is MKSKPIVIERTFDAPVSKVWEAITDVKQMKQWYFPALEAFKPEVGFQTQFNVNNGGKDYLHIWKVTEVKPGKNISYEWRFGGYPGNSLVTFALTAVGRKTTLTLTHEGIETFLPDKNPPLARKNFIEGWTALIGDLLKKFVEK